One genomic region from Enterobacter pseudoroggenkampii encodes:
- a CDS encoding VOC family protein: protein MPLTHGVQHVGLAVSNLEESAAFFTDLLGWQEVKRRDDYPAIFVKDGAVMLTLWKTQTEEPIQFNRKNNVGLHHLALQVETKEGLYQILEVLKANQVEIEFEPTLLREGPSMHMMCYEPSGIRVEFYYPG, encoded by the coding sequence ATGCCGTTAACTCATGGTGTACAACATGTTGGTTTAGCCGTATCAAATCTTGAAGAGAGCGCAGCGTTCTTCACTGATTTACTGGGCTGGCAGGAAGTCAAACGGCGTGACGATTACCCGGCCATCTTCGTGAAAGACGGTGCAGTGATGCTCACACTCTGGAAAACACAAACAGAAGAACCCATTCAGTTCAATCGTAAAAACAATGTCGGGCTCCATCACCTGGCTTTGCAGGTGGAGACTAAAGAGGGTCTTTACCAGATCCTTGAAGTGTTGAAGGCAAATCAGGTTGAAATTGAATTTGAGCCCACCCTGCTCCGCGAGGGGCCGTCTATGCACATGATGTGCTACGAACCGAGCGGCATACGGGTTGAATTCTATTACCCGGGTTAA
- a CDS encoding CGNR zinc finger domain-containing protein produces the protein MEIKNLSSPPLFLADNLALDFINSEYGTGENRHDCFDDARSVIDWLQRVDLVPKGTMAPRGLLEEARQLRGAARAVVHAAMKSSESDLTVINRILETGRPETRLKWDQDTQRYRVDVYSDAGSPADLLWPIADALVKLVTDEKFKYVRQCEAHNCILLFHDLSKSHRRRWCSMATCGNRMKVAAFRNRKAS, from the coding sequence ATGGAAATCAAAAATCTTTCTTCCCCGCCTCTCTTCCTGGCCGATAATCTCGCGCTGGACTTCATCAACAGTGAATACGGGACGGGCGAAAACCGGCATGATTGCTTTGATGACGCCCGGAGCGTTATCGACTGGCTGCAAAGGGTGGACCTTGTGCCGAAAGGAACTATGGCTCCGCGTGGGCTACTCGAGGAGGCTCGCCAGCTGCGGGGTGCAGCCCGCGCGGTCGTGCATGCTGCCATGAAGTCCAGTGAGTCAGACCTGACGGTGATTAACCGAATTCTCGAGACAGGGCGCCCTGAAACGCGGCTGAAATGGGATCAGGATACACAACGCTATCGTGTGGATGTGTATTCAGATGCTGGCAGCCCGGCAGACCTCCTCTGGCCCATAGCCGATGCACTTGTGAAGCTGGTCACGGATGAAAAGTTCAAATATGTGCGGCAGTGTGAAGCCCATAACTGCATTTTACTCTTTCACGATCTGAGTAAATCCCATCGCCGGCGCTGGTGCAGCATGGCCACCTGCGGCAATCGCATGAAAGTGGCCGCATTCCGAAACAGGAAAGCTTCATAG
- a CDS encoding pyridoxamine 5'-phosphate oxidase family protein: MQQTRSVFHDGERAVQARAEVPEEWLKQVESFVRTEMPLQHRNFFENLQMLILGLLDSDGRPWCVPALGSPGFLVSTTPDTLEIHRAPVLSRELDLDLSPGASVGALGIDLLSRRRNRVNGRIQHAAAGVMTIGVDQSFGNCPQYIQARQLPPGKDEPGAVSRRRGSLTDPEVRRIIEAADTFFIASRAAGSLDGGSAGVDASHRGGRPGFLGINGDGTLSFPDFSGNRFFNTLGNIESDGRVGLFVPDFETGEAVVLTGRGSVDWDPDRIRSFEGAERIVDVVPEEIWHASAVMPVIGPESEPWPGLVATGTWNDARLTALKTGGYRRFRVASKIKESENITSFYLTPADGGSVEMHQAGQFLLVRLRSNGEVFQRSYTISQGPNGQNYRLSVKREEYGVASRLLHDHCEAGDVIEVGSPAGSFVLDDSTQPIVMLSGGVGITPMMAMLDAQILALEKGASRRMVYFVHATKNSASQAFRRELRAMAQRYDWLRLFTAYSAPGPEDKLGDTHDTEVRLSVDALSRLLPFGGYQFYLCGPESFMQSLYAGLREIGVDPSHIHHEFFGAGELGEPGEVFPATVLPESAQITFTSSEVNAEWTSQSGTLLDVAEAAGLRPGYNCRSGKCGSCAARLVSGSVHYPRQPAIAPADGEVLVCCAVPAEGYVEIEL; this comes from the coding sequence ATGCAGCAGACACGCAGTGTCTTTCATGACGGTGAACGTGCAGTACAGGCACGTGCCGAAGTGCCAGAGGAATGGCTTAAGCAGGTGGAAAGTTTTGTACGCACCGAGATGCCTCTGCAACATCGTAACTTCTTTGAAAATCTGCAGATGCTGATTCTGGGACTGCTCGATTCAGACGGCCGGCCGTGGTGCGTTCCGGCTCTCGGGTCACCAGGTTTTCTGGTTTCCACCACTCCGGACACACTCGAGATCCACCGGGCCCCCGTTCTTTCACGTGAACTCGACCTGGATCTGTCACCCGGTGCCAGCGTTGGCGCGCTCGGGATTGACCTGTTAAGCAGACGCCGCAATCGAGTGAATGGCCGGATACAGCATGCCGCAGCAGGTGTAATGACCATCGGGGTCGATCAGAGCTTCGGAAACTGTCCGCAGTATATTCAGGCCCGGCAGCTGCCTCCTGGCAAGGACGAGCCGGGAGCTGTGAGTCGCCGGCGCGGCAGCCTGACCGATCCGGAAGTTCGTCGGATTATTGAGGCCGCTGACACTTTCTTTATCGCCTCACGTGCGGCTGGTTCGCTGGATGGTGGAAGCGCCGGTGTCGATGCCTCGCACCGGGGCGGGCGTCCGGGATTTCTCGGTATCAACGGGGACGGCACGCTCTCCTTTCCCGATTTCTCCGGCAATCGCTTTTTCAACACGCTGGGCAACATCGAGAGCGACGGCCGGGTCGGCCTGTTTGTACCGGATTTTGAAACGGGTGAGGCAGTGGTACTCACGGGGCGCGGTTCCGTCGACTGGGACCCCGACCGTATCAGGTCGTTTGAAGGTGCCGAGCGCATCGTAGACGTGGTACCGGAAGAAATCTGGCATGCCAGTGCCGTGATGCCGGTTATCGGGCCCGAGTCCGAGCCGTGGCCCGGACTTGTTGCCACGGGCACCTGGAACGATGCGCGTCTGACCGCACTCAAAACGGGTGGCTACAGGCGCTTCCGGGTAGCGTCGAAGATTAAAGAGAGCGAGAACATCACCTCTTTCTACCTTACACCTGCAGATGGTGGTTCGGTTGAAATGCATCAGGCGGGACAGTTCCTGCTGGTACGGCTTCGAAGCAATGGTGAGGTATTTCAGCGTAGTTACACAATTTCGCAGGGACCAAACGGGCAGAACTATCGCCTCTCGGTCAAGCGGGAAGAATACGGGGTGGCGTCCCGGCTGCTGCACGACCATTGTGAAGCCGGGGACGTCATCGAGGTAGGGTCACCTGCGGGCAGCTTCGTGCTGGATGACAGCACCCAGCCGATCGTCATGCTTTCCGGGGGGGTGGGTATAACACCCATGATGGCCATGCTTGATGCGCAGATACTGGCCCTTGAAAAAGGGGCATCCCGTCGCATGGTTTACTTCGTTCATGCGACAAAGAACAGCGCCAGTCAGGCGTTTCGTCGCGAGCTCAGGGCCATGGCCCAAAGATACGACTGGCTTCGCCTCTTCACGGCATACAGTGCTCCCGGCCCGGAGGACAAACTGGGGGATACACACGACACTGAGGTGCGGCTCAGCGTGGATGCTCTCAGCAGGCTGCTCCCCTTTGGCGGCTATCAGTTTTACTTGTGCGGGCCGGAAAGTTTCATGCAATCACTTTATGCGGGGTTACGTGAAATTGGCGTGGACCCTTCACATATCCACCATGAGTTCTTCGGTGCCGGCGAGCTCGGGGAACCCGGGGAGGTATTCCCGGCCACAGTACTTCCCGAGAGTGCACAGATCACTTTTACCTCATCTGAAGTCAACGCCGAATGGACGAGTCAGAGTGGGACTCTTCTGGACGTTGCTGAGGCTGCGGGTCTCAGGCCCGGCTACAACTGCCGTTCAGGCAAATGTGGCTCATGCGCCGCCCGGCTGGTTTCCGGAAGCGTGCATTATCCACGCCAGCCGGCGATCGCTCCCGCCGACGGCGAGGTGCTGGTTTGCTGTGCTGTTCCTGCGGAAGGGTACGTAGAAATAGAACTGTGA
- a CDS encoding acetolactate synthase large subunit, giving the protein MAKASDIVVRCLESEGVKYVFGIPGEENLSLLESLRESPIRLVLTRHEQSAGFMAATYGRLTGRAGVSLSTLGPGATNLATAGAYAYLGGMPMLMITGQKPIKNPRQGRFQIIDVCSMMDPITKYTHQLASADNIPSRMREAFRLAEEEKPGAVHLELPEDIAAEQTDSIPIPRSLNRWPLAEHSAIDAAVAKLRKARSPILVIGAGASRKMAARALKQLIDKTGIPFVTTQLGKGVVDERHPRFVGNAALSTGDFVHRAFESADLIVNVGHDLSEKPPFLMVRGSTEVIHIDYRSAEADALYFPQLEVTGDIADAVLRIGDALNNTVQWDFTRLLAIREANEVQIAEGADDDRYPLYPQRLVADVRRAMPSEGIVALDNGIYKIWFARNYKAHKPNTVLLDNALATMGAGLPSAMAAHLVYPDRPVIAVCGDGGFMMNSQELETALRLGMHITVIILRDDGYGMIRCKQTRMGYAEFAVGYGNPDFVKYAEAYGASGYRVESAGALLPLLEHCVKTPGVHVIDCPVDYGENDRILNDELRARSLAV; this is encoded by the coding sequence ATGGCTAAGGCCTCCGATATTGTTGTGCGGTGCCTGGAAAGCGAAGGCGTTAAGTATGTGTTCGGCATTCCCGGTGAGGAAAACCTCAGCTTGCTGGAGTCTCTTCGTGAGTCGCCGATCAGGCTGGTGCTGACCCGTCATGAGCAGTCCGCCGGTTTCATGGCTGCCACCTACGGCCGCCTGACCGGCAGGGCAGGAGTCAGCTTGTCCACTCTTGGCCCTGGCGCCACCAACCTGGCTACTGCGGGCGCTTACGCGTATCTGGGTGGCATGCCTATGCTTATGATCACCGGTCAGAAACCGATCAAAAATCCCAGGCAGGGTCGCTTTCAGATTATCGACGTATGCAGCATGATGGACCCCATCACCAAATACACTCACCAGCTTGCTTCGGCAGACAATATCCCTTCACGCATGCGTGAAGCGTTTCGCCTGGCTGAAGAAGAAAAACCGGGTGCCGTGCACCTGGAGCTGCCGGAGGACATCGCCGCTGAGCAGACTGACAGCATACCGATCCCGCGCAGCCTCAACCGATGGCCACTGGCAGAACATTCCGCTATTGACGCGGCCGTAGCGAAGCTGCGGAAGGCCCGCAGCCCGATCCTGGTGATCGGTGCGGGGGCCAGCCGCAAAATGGCTGCAAGGGCCCTGAAGCAGCTGATCGACAAGACCGGCATCCCGTTCGTTACCACACAACTCGGCAAGGGGGTCGTGGACGAGCGTCACCCACGCTTTGTGGGGAACGCTGCACTGTCCACCGGAGACTTCGTCCATCGGGCCTTCGAATCTGCTGACCTGATCGTCAATGTCGGTCATGACCTGAGTGAGAAACCACCGTTTCTGATGGTTCGCGGCAGTACCGAAGTCATTCATATCGACTACCGGTCCGCCGAAGCCGATGCCCTGTATTTTCCGCAGCTCGAAGTGACCGGTGATATCGCTGATGCTGTGTTGAGGATCGGCGATGCACTGAACAACACTGTACAGTGGGATTTCACCCGCCTTCTGGCGATTCGGGAGGCTAATGAGGTGCAGATTGCCGAAGGCGCAGATGATGACCGCTATCCGCTGTACCCACAGCGTCTGGTGGCCGACGTTCGTCGTGCAATGCCGTCTGAAGGCATCGTGGCACTGGACAACGGTATTTATAAGATCTGGTTTGCCCGCAACTACAAGGCACACAAACCGAATACGGTCCTGCTCGACAATGCCCTGGCGACCATGGGAGCTGGCCTGCCGTCAGCGATGGCCGCGCATCTGGTTTATCCGGATCGGCCGGTGATTGCCGTGTGCGGCGATGGCGGCTTCATGATGAACAGCCAGGAGCTTGAAACCGCACTGCGCTTAGGCATGCACATAACCGTCATCATACTGCGTGACGACGGTTATGGCATGATCCGCTGCAAGCAAACCAGAATGGGTTACGCCGAATTCGCTGTGGGCTACGGTAACCCGGACTTTGTGAAATATGCAGAAGCGTACGGCGCCAGTGGTTACCGTGTTGAAAGCGCCGGAGCCCTGCTCCCCCTGCTGGAACACTGCGTTAAGACCCCAGGCGTTCACGTAATCGACTGCCCGGTCGACTACGGCGAGAATGATCGGATCCTTAATGATGAATTGCGCGCGAGGTCGCTGGCCGTCTGA